In a genomic window of Amycolatopsis japonica:
- a CDS encoding amidase family protein — protein MAAAPRPRPSDPATSLGSYAENAGIAYPDDRPELPDLLELPLAERCDLHDRGEWDDRKWAEQNETWHSVADARYRAVTSRRGPGSGTPLIRIGVKDTIDVAGLPTSLGLRHYRHHPVASATALSRLDGAEEQVIGKVVSTELNIGVGSGCVNPYFPHIDPAGSSTGSGVSVAAGLCDLAMGTDVLGSVRWPAGHCGTVGLRMTHDPGLLHGIFPLSPPMDAVGWVARTAEDLAFLWRRLGLRALLGQAGRPVPARYRIGVPTDVRDGSCDPEMLETLDLVSAALSDDGHELTDLRVGDDLWRRRGDAWQLCARQAWDGHRQWRHWITVPVHRSTEQALEVGARVTDAEYTEILDAMHACRQANATRFGDDMHAWLLPLDPSPPPDLRTGSPAATTIPAPGEADYDRRIGYTPIASFAGLPAIAVPARLSRVNRAPLGVQIVGPPGSEERLIDLARRVQLRLKPPELRPA, from the coding sequence ATGGCCGCGGCCCCCCGTCCGCGCCCGTCCGATCCCGCCACGTCGCTGGGCAGCTACGCCGAAAACGCGGGAATCGCCTATCCGGACGATCGCCCGGAGCTGCCCGATCTGCTCGAACTCCCGCTCGCCGAACGATGCGACCTGCACGACCGGGGCGAGTGGGACGACCGGAAATGGGCGGAGCAGAACGAAACCTGGCATTCCGTGGCCGACGCCCGCTACCGCGCGGTCACCTCACGGCGCGGCCCGGGATCGGGTACACCGCTGATCCGGATCGGCGTCAAGGACACCATCGACGTCGCCGGTCTGCCGACTTCCTTGGGCCTGCGGCACTACCGGCACCATCCGGTGGCGTCGGCGACGGCGCTTTCCCGGCTCGACGGCGCCGAGGAGCAGGTGATCGGCAAGGTCGTGAGCACGGAGCTGAACATCGGCGTCGGCTCGGGCTGCGTGAACCCTTACTTCCCGCACATCGACCCCGCCGGCTCGAGTACGGGTTCGGGGGTCTCCGTCGCGGCGGGTCTCTGCGATCTCGCGATGGGCACGGACGTCCTCGGTTCGGTGCGCTGGCCCGCCGGGCACTGCGGCACCGTCGGCTTGCGGATGACGCACGATCCCGGGCTGCTGCACGGCATTTTCCCTTTGTCACCACCGATGGACGCGGTCGGCTGGGTGGCGCGCACGGCCGAGGACCTCGCGTTCCTGTGGCGGCGCCTCGGGCTGCGCGCCCTGCTCGGCCAGGCCGGGCGACCGGTGCCCGCCCGGTACCGCATCGGCGTGCCCACCGATGTCCGGGACGGCTCGTGCGATCCCGAAATGCTGGAGACGCTGGACTTGGTCAGTGCCGCGCTGTCCGACGATGGCCACGAGCTGACCGACCTCCGGGTGGGGGACGATCTCTGGCGACGCCGCGGCGACGCCTGGCAGCTCTGCGCCCGGCAGGCGTGGGACGGCCACCGGCAGTGGCGGCACTGGATCACCGTGCCGGTGCACCGGAGTACCGAACAGGCGCTGGAGGTCGGCGCACGGGTGACCGACGCCGAGTACACGGAGATCCTCGACGCGATGCACGCGTGCCGTCAGGCGAACGCCACCCGCTTCGGGGACGACATGCACGCCTGGCTGCTGCCGCTGGATCCCTCTCCCCCGCCCGATCTGCGGACCGGAAGCCCGGCCGCCACCACCATCCCGGCCCCGGGAGAAGCCGACTACGACCGGCGCATCGGGTACACCCCGATCGCCAGTTTCGCCGGACTGCCCGCCATCGCCGTGCCCGCCCGGCTCAGCCGGGTGAACCGCGCGCCGCTCGGGGTGCAGATCGTCGGGCCGCCCGGCAGTGAAGAACGGTTGATCGACCTGGCCCGGCGGGTACAGCTCCGGCTGAAACCGCCGGAGCTTCGCCCCGCGTGA
- a CDS encoding 3-deoxy-7-phosphoheptulonate synthase, with translation MIPRTMLEIAAAHQPDWSAPEELSAVRNALRTRPPLVDAHSCYALAGELEFVARGEAVVIQAGDCAELFSDSARHRVQAKASQLHHLCETAETAGVPTVRIGRFAGQFAKPRSCATEVLPDGTEIPVYRGDAVNGVTPTAAARRADPARMLTAYDLAASGLDALFMRQLLLLEGGSGIGSLLAPTYISHEALLLDFEHALLRPDPARGGDYASSAHMVWIGERTRQLDHAHLAFAERITNPVGVKIGPNATPEELIAIVDRLATGHRRGRLSLIIRMGAEKIADRLPALVAALGTRAGQVTWLCDPMHGNTKKTTAGQKTRVVTEIQAEITRFCRILREHRVHPGGLHLEVSPDPVTECVDTVAELSGALDLDRYESACDPRLNPDQAQRVVRHFTRSL, from the coding sequence ATGATCCCCCGGACAATGCTGGAAATCGCCGCCGCCCACCAACCCGACTGGTCCGCTCCGGAGGAGCTCTCCGCCGTGCGGAACGCCTTGCGCACCAGACCTCCGCTCGTCGATGCGCATTCCTGCTACGCGCTGGCGGGTGAACTCGAGTTCGTCGCCCGCGGGGAAGCCGTGGTGATCCAGGCAGGCGACTGCGCGGAACTGTTCTCCGATTCGGCGCGGCACCGGGTCCAGGCCAAGGCCTCCCAGTTGCACCATCTCTGTGAAACCGCCGAAACCGCCGGGGTCCCGACCGTCCGCATCGGCCGGTTCGCCGGGCAGTTCGCCAAACCCCGTTCCTGCGCGACGGAAGTCCTGCCGGACGGCACGGAAATCCCGGTCTACCGCGGCGACGCGGTGAACGGCGTGACCCCCACGGCCGCGGCCAGGCGGGCCGACCCGGCGCGGATGCTGACCGCCTACGATCTCGCGGCGAGCGGCCTGGACGCGTTGTTCATGCGGCAACTGCTGCTTCTCGAGGGTGGCAGCGGGATCGGTTCGTTGCTGGCGCCGACCTATATCAGCCACGAAGCCCTCCTGCTGGACTTCGAACACGCGCTGCTCCGCCCGGATCCGGCCCGAGGCGGCGACTACGCGTCTTCGGCCCACATGGTGTGGATCGGTGAGCGCACCCGGCAGCTCGACCACGCGCATCTCGCGTTCGCCGAACGGATCACCAATCCCGTCGGCGTGAAGATCGGCCCGAACGCGACGCCGGAAGAGCTCATCGCCATCGTCGACCGGCTGGCCACCGGACATCGCCGGGGCAGGCTGAGCCTCATCATCCGCATGGGCGCGGAGAAGATCGCGGACCGGCTGCCCGCGCTGGTGGCGGCGCTCGGCACGCGCGCCGGGCAGGTGACCTGGCTGTGCGATCCCATGCACGGCAACACCAAGAAGACCACGGCGGGCCAGAAGACCAGGGTGGTGACCGAGATCCAGGCAGAGATCACCCGGTTCTGCCGGATCCTGCGGGAGCACCGCGTCCACCCGGGCGGACTCCACCTCGAGGTGAGCCCCGACCCGGTGACCGAATGCGTGGACACGGTGGCGGAACTGTCCGGCGCCCTCGACCTGGACAGGTACGAGTCGGCCTGCGACCCCCGGCTGAACCCGGATCAGGCGCAGCGGGTCGTCCGGCATTTCACCCGGTCGCTCTGA
- a CDS encoding MarR family winged helix-turn-helix transcriptional regulator, whose protein sequence is MSATSEKDPTPDAADEIEAAWQRERPGTSTESIGIVTRVWQLAKLFGEDRRRVLLDSDVDSATLDLLSMLRRSSPPYSLTTRELARLTLVTAGAISQRVARAEREGLVERHTEPRGRSVYVTLTPAGHALVEQTVDRVLERELELISGLSDEQRAQLSSLLRVLLGEVQGRCNDHGVSHVGDVGSVL, encoded by the coding sequence ATGAGTGCAACGTCCGAAAAGGACCCCACGCCGGACGCCGCGGACGAGATCGAGGCGGCATGGCAGCGCGAACGGCCCGGCACGTCGACCGAGTCCATCGGCATCGTGACCCGGGTGTGGCAGCTGGCGAAGCTGTTCGGTGAGGACCGGCGCCGCGTCCTGCTGGATTCCGACGTCGATTCGGCCACGCTGGACCTGCTCAGCATGCTCCGGCGCAGCTCACCGCCGTACTCGCTGACGACCAGGGAACTGGCGAGGCTGACCCTGGTCACCGCGGGGGCGATCTCGCAGCGAGTGGCCCGCGCGGAACGCGAGGGGCTGGTCGAGCGGCACACCGAACCGCGCGGCCGCAGCGTGTACGTGACCCTGACCCCGGCCGGGCACGCCCTGGTGGAGCAGACGGTCGATCGCGTGCTGGAGCGGGAACTCGAACTGATCTCCGGGCTGAGCGACGAGCAGCGCGCCCAGCTCTCCTCACTGCTACGGGTGCTCCTCGGCGAGGTCCAGGGCCGCTGCAACGATCACGGTGTTTCGCATGTCGGTGATGTCGGTTCGGTGCTCTGA
- a CDS encoding SDR family NAD(P)-dependent oxidoreductase has product MTRTILVTGGGTGIGKAVAARFAASDAVVHITGRRKDVLVSAAADLGSSVRPLVCDATDPEQVTAALDSLDGPIDVLVNNAGGNTDFDLPEQDGLAGVLAHWRANLDANLISAVLTTTAARDKLAEGGSVIHIGSIAADQGAGSYGAAKAGLASWNVDLAKQLGARKITANVVSPGYIRETEFFRDKLPAERAEQLIDATSTGRAGIPADIAETVYFLASAGARHITGQTFGVNGGAHPTR; this is encoded by the coding sequence ATGACCCGGACGATCCTGGTCACCGGCGGGGGCACCGGCATCGGCAAGGCCGTGGCGGCGAGATTCGCGGCGTCCGACGCCGTCGTACACATCACCGGCCGCCGCAAGGACGTACTGGTCTCGGCGGCGGCCGACCTCGGCTCGTCGGTCCGGCCGCTCGTCTGCGACGCCACCGATCCCGAACAGGTGACCGCCGCGCTGGACTCGCTGGACGGGCCGATCGACGTACTGGTCAACAACGCGGGCGGCAACACCGACTTCGACCTCCCCGAGCAGGACGGGCTCGCCGGGGTCCTCGCGCACTGGCGGGCCAACCTGGACGCCAACCTGATCAGCGCGGTACTGACCACCACCGCTGCCCGGGACAAGCTGGCCGAAGGCGGATCGGTGATCCACATCGGATCCATCGCCGCGGACCAGGGCGCCGGATCGTACGGCGCGGCCAAGGCGGGACTCGCGTCGTGGAACGTCGACCTGGCCAAGCAGCTCGGGGCCCGCAAGATCACCGCGAACGTGGTTTCGCCGGGCTACATCCGCGAGACCGAGTTCTTCCGGGACAAGCTCCCCGCCGAGCGGGCCGAGCAGCTGATCGACGCGACCAGCACCGGCCGCGCCGGGATTCCCGCCGACATCGCCGAAACGGTGTACTTCCTCGCTTCCGCCGGCGCCCGGCACATCACCGGGCAGACCTTCGGTGTCAACGGCGGCGCCCACCCGACCAGGTAA
- a CDS encoding MFS transporter, protein MVAVAETSPSTVPGPRDWAGIGVVLLATFMGQIDMFIVNVASPPIQADLGASFGQIQFVIDGYVIAYAAGMVTGGKLGDRFGRKKVFQYGVAAFTVASLLCALCPTANLLIVARVVQGAAAAVLMPQVLSIIQGTFARPRDRQRAIGAYGSVIGLGVVAGLIGGGLLLNVDVAGLEWRTIFLINVPIGLLILLAAPSTVRESRSEVTAPLDMVGTVLTASVLPILLIPLSLGPEHGWPPWIWGCFAAAALLTAGLFRYENRLAARGGDPLLPARVLRRRGFPASMATVTVFFAGNAGYFLVLTYYLQSALHLDPLATGVVFVPLGVGFAVASVAGRRLAERYGTRVLITGALLMFASFLPMPFIVQAGTGTQAVALAATIGLSGIGQGLVVSPLVGIAMAQVPADLTGAGSGVLNTVTQAAMAVGIAGIGTVYRAALGRNPQDTASIPARDFGDAFVVTCGVLAALAVATAVMSWVLGRSGTATQAGAGL, encoded by the coding sequence ATGGTTGCCGTCGCGGAAACATCACCCTCGACCGTGCCCGGTCCTCGTGACTGGGCGGGGATCGGGGTGGTGCTGCTGGCCACGTTCATGGGCCAGATCGACATGTTCATCGTGAACGTGGCCAGCCCGCCGATCCAAGCGGATCTGGGCGCCAGCTTCGGCCAGATCCAGTTCGTCATCGACGGCTACGTGATCGCCTACGCGGCGGGCATGGTGACCGGCGGCAAACTCGGCGACCGGTTCGGCCGCAAGAAGGTGTTCCAGTACGGGGTGGCGGCGTTCACCGTCGCCTCGTTGCTGTGCGCGCTGTGCCCCACGGCGAATCTGCTGATCGTGGCGCGGGTCGTGCAGGGCGCCGCGGCGGCCGTCCTGATGCCGCAGGTGCTGTCGATCATCCAGGGCACCTTCGCCCGGCCGCGGGACCGGCAGCGCGCGATCGGCGCGTACGGCTCGGTGATCGGGCTCGGAGTCGTCGCCGGGCTGATCGGCGGCGGGCTGCTCCTGAACGTGGACGTCGCCGGGCTGGAATGGCGGACGATCTTCCTGATCAACGTCCCGATCGGATTGCTCATCCTGCTGGCCGCGCCGTCGACGGTCCGGGAGAGCCGGAGCGAGGTCACCGCGCCGCTGGACATGGTGGGCACGGTGCTCACCGCGTCCGTGCTGCCGATCCTGCTGATCCCGTTGTCGCTCGGCCCGGAACACGGCTGGCCGCCGTGGATCTGGGGCTGTTTCGCCGCCGCGGCGCTGCTGACGGCGGGCCTGTTCCGGTACGAGAACAGGCTCGCCGCACGCGGCGGGGATCCCCTGTTGCCTGCCCGGGTCCTGCGCAGGCGCGGATTCCCGGCCAGCATGGCGACGGTGACGGTGTTCTTCGCCGGCAACGCGGGCTACTTCCTGGTGCTGACCTACTACCTCCAGTCCGCGCTGCACCTGGACCCGCTGGCCACCGGTGTGGTGTTCGTGCCACTGGGCGTCGGGTTCGCGGTGGCTTCGGTGGCCGGACGACGGCTGGCCGAGCGCTACGGCACCCGGGTGCTGATCACCGGCGCGCTGCTGATGTTCGCGAGCTTCCTGCCGATGCCGTTCATCGTGCAGGCGGGCACCGGCACCCAGGCCGTCGCGCTCGCGGCCACCATCGGGCTGTCCGGGATCGGGCAGGGACTGGTGGTCTCGCCGCTGGTCGGCATCGCCATGGCACAGGTGCCCGCCGATCTGACCGGGGCGGGTTCGGGGGTGCTGAACACCGTGACCCAGGCCGCGATGGCCGTCGGGATCGCGGGGATCGGCACGGTCTACCGCGCCGCGCTGGGGCGCAATCCGCAGGACACGGCGTCGATCCCCGCGAGAGACTTCGGTGACGCGTTCGTCGTCACCTGCGGGGTGCTCGCGGCGCTCGCCGTGGCGACGGCGGTAATGAGCTGGGTGCTCGGCCGATCGGGAACGGCGACACAGGCGGGAGCCGGGCTGTGA
- the cmdF gene encoding tyrosine 2,3-aminomutase, with amino-acid sequence MKDREHRPVELDGESLDLAGVRRIAEDGAPCTVAPSSLDAVARNRKSFEELVSRGVPVYGVTTGYGELVHHPVGAGDEVALQTNLVRSHSAGVGPLFAEDEVRAMIAARLNALAKGHSAVRPAVLDRLAAYLNLNITPAVPEIGSLGASGDLAPLSHVAVTLIGEGHVLEEGERTRTGPVLDRHGLVPLELRAKEGLALINGTSAMTGLGALVVGRALDQVRQAEIISALVLEVLRGSTSPFLAAGHERARPHRGQIDTAANLRLLLDGSGLAVGHAELSRQARDGDGEVYLQKAYTLRAVPQVLGAVRDTLRQAEATLEIELNSANDNPLFFGDSGDADEEEIFHGANFHGQPIAFAMDYCTIALTQLGVFSERRTHRLLNRHLNDGLPEFLIASDPGLHSGLAGAQYPASALVAENRTIGPASTQSVPANADNQDVVSMGLIGARNARRVLANNNWILAVELLAAAQAVDVSGRYRRLGPLGRITHDRVRATVPALNRDRYLSDDIGALAAALSRGDFLDAVVGQGAKLR; translated from the coding sequence GTGAAGGACAGGGAACACCGGCCGGTGGAACTCGACGGCGAGAGCCTGGACCTCGCCGGTGTCCGGCGGATCGCCGAGGACGGGGCGCCGTGCACGGTGGCCCCGTCCTCACTGGACGCCGTCGCGAGGAACCGGAAGTCGTTCGAGGAGCTGGTAAGCCGCGGCGTGCCCGTCTACGGCGTCACCACCGGGTACGGCGAACTGGTGCACCATCCGGTCGGCGCCGGCGACGAGGTGGCCCTGCAGACGAACCTCGTCCGCAGCCACAGTGCCGGTGTCGGCCCGCTGTTCGCCGAGGACGAGGTCCGGGCGATGATCGCGGCCCGGCTCAACGCGCTCGCCAAGGGCCACTCGGCGGTGCGCCCCGCCGTCCTCGACCGGCTGGCGGCGTACCTGAACCTGAACATCACCCCGGCCGTGCCGGAGATCGGGTCGCTGGGCGCCAGCGGGGACCTCGCGCCGCTCTCGCACGTCGCCGTCACCCTGATCGGCGAAGGTCACGTCCTCGAAGAGGGCGAACGGACACGGACCGGACCGGTCCTCGATCGGCACGGGCTCGTTCCGCTCGAACTCCGGGCCAAGGAAGGGCTCGCGCTGATCAACGGCACGTCGGCGATGACCGGGCTCGGCGCCCTGGTGGTCGGCCGCGCGCTGGACCAGGTGCGGCAGGCCGAGATCATCTCCGCGCTGGTCCTGGAGGTCCTGCGCGGTTCGACGAGCCCGTTCCTCGCCGCCGGGCACGAGCGGGCCCGGCCCCACCGCGGTCAGATCGACACCGCGGCGAACCTGCGCCTGCTGCTGGACGGCAGCGGGCTCGCCGTCGGTCACGCCGAACTTTCACGGCAGGCCCGCGACGGTGACGGCGAGGTCTACCTGCAGAAGGCGTACACCCTGCGTGCGGTGCCGCAGGTGCTCGGCGCCGTGCGCGACACCCTCCGGCAGGCCGAAGCCACACTGGAGATCGAACTCAACTCCGCCAACGACAATCCCTTGTTCTTCGGCGATTCCGGTGACGCCGACGAGGAAGAGATCTTCCACGGCGCGAACTTCCACGGTCAGCCGATCGCCTTCGCGATGGACTACTGCACCATCGCGCTCACCCAGCTCGGCGTGTTCTCCGAACGCCGGACGCATCGGCTGCTGAACCGGCATCTCAACGACGGCCTGCCCGAGTTCCTCATCGCGAGCGATCCCGGCCTGCACAGCGGGCTCGCCGGTGCCCAGTACCCGGCGAGCGCGCTGGTCGCCGAGAACCGGACGATCGGCCCAGCCAGCACCCAGAGTGTGCCCGCCAACGCCGACAACCAGGACGTCGTCAGCATGGGCCTGATCGGGGCCAGGAACGCCCGCCGGGTACTGGCGAACAACAACTGGATCCTGGCGGTGGAACTGCTCGCCGCGGCGCAGGCCGTGGACGTGTCGGGCCGGTACCGGCGGCTCGGTCCGCTCGGCCGGATCACCCACGACCGGGTACGGGCGACCGTCCCGGCCCTGAACCGGGACCGGTATCTGAGCGACGACATCGGAGCGCTCGCCGCCGCGCTCTCGCGTGGCGACTTCCTCGACGCGGTCGTCGGCCAGGGAGCGAAACTACGGTGA
- a CDS encoding aldo/keto reductase, whose product MTYDDALPTRVLGNGGPAVSALGLGCFGMSRAYGAADDAESIATVHRALDLGCTFFDTAEVYGPFDNEALLGDALRGRRDEAFISTKFGWEYAPDGTRGRLNSRPDHIRRTVDAMLVRLRTDRIDLLSQHRVDPTVPIEDVADGVGGLIASGKVRYFGLSEAGTATIRRAHAVTPVTALQTEYALWERHIEAEILPLLRELGIGLVAYSPLGRGFLTGNAKPAEEYAADDYRRRDPRFQGENFRANSAAVDEVGAVAARVGASPAQVCLAWLLAKGDDVVPIPGTKRRWTLEENLRAVSLRLAPGDMELLDAAVPAGITKGQRYPEDAMYMNGL is encoded by the coding sequence GTGACATACGACGATGCCCTGCCCACGCGTGTCCTGGGGAACGGCGGTCCCGCCGTGTCCGCGCTCGGCCTCGGCTGCTTCGGGATGAGCCGGGCCTACGGTGCCGCGGACGACGCCGAATCGATCGCCACCGTCCACCGGGCACTCGACCTCGGCTGTACCTTCTTCGACACCGCGGAGGTTTATGGCCCCTTCGACAACGAAGCACTGCTCGGCGACGCCTTGCGCGGACGGCGCGACGAAGCGTTCATCTCCACGAAGTTCGGCTGGGAGTACGCCCCGGACGGCACCCGTGGCAGGTTGAACAGCAGGCCCGACCACATCCGCCGGACCGTCGACGCGATGCTCGTCCGGCTGCGCACCGACCGCATCGACCTGTTGTCGCAGCACCGGGTCGACCCCACGGTCCCGATCGAGGACGTGGCCGACGGCGTCGGCGGGCTGATCGCCTCCGGCAAGGTCCGGTACTTCGGCCTGTCCGAAGCCGGGACGGCCACGATCCGCCGCGCGCACGCGGTCACCCCGGTGACCGCCCTGCAGACCGAATACGCCTTGTGGGAACGCCACATCGAGGCCGAGATCCTGCCTCTCCTGCGCGAACTGGGTATCGGCCTGGTCGCCTATTCCCCGCTGGGCCGCGGTTTCCTGACCGGAAACGCCAAACCCGCGGAGGAGTACGCCGCCGACGACTACCGCAGGCGGGATCCTCGTTTCCAGGGCGAGAACTTCCGCGCGAACTCCGCCGCCGTCGACGAGGTCGGCGCCGTCGCCGCCCGGGTCGGCGCGAGCCCCGCGCAGGTGTGTCTGGCGTGGCTGCTGGCCAAAGGTGACGACGTCGTGCCGATACCGGGCACCAAGCGACGGTGGACGCTCGAGGAGAACCTCCGGGCCGTGTCTCTGCGACTCGCTCCTGGGGACATGGAACTTCTCGACGCGGCGGTGCCGGCCGGCATCACGAAAGGCCAGCGGTACCCGGAAGACGCCATGTACATGAACGGGCTCTGA
- a CDS encoding response regulator has product MTVRVLVADDQDLVRTGLSMILEAQPGIEVVGQAADGHATVELARRLRPDVCLVDIQMPGLDGIEVTKLLAGRGVPDPIAVVVITTFDLDEYVHGALRAGARGFLLKDAGAELLVQAVHAAAVGDALIAPNITRRLLATLAGREPSSRRTQPIEPLTEREEEVLTLVARGRTNAEIAAELFIGLTTAKTHVASLLTKLGARNRVEIAMWAYDTGRVGD; this is encoded by the coding sequence ATGACGGTGCGCGTGCTGGTGGCCGACGACCAGGATCTGGTGCGCACCGGCCTGTCGATGATCCTTGAAGCACAGCCAGGCATCGAGGTCGTCGGCCAGGCCGCCGACGGCCACGCCACCGTCGAGCTGGCGCGTCGGCTCCGCCCCGACGTGTGCCTGGTCGACATCCAGATGCCCGGCCTCGACGGCATCGAGGTGACCAAGCTCCTCGCCGGGCGGGGCGTCCCGGACCCGATCGCGGTGGTCGTGATCACGACGTTCGACCTCGACGAGTACGTCCACGGCGCGCTCCGGGCCGGCGCCCGGGGCTTTCTGCTCAAGGACGCCGGGGCGGAGCTGCTCGTCCAGGCCGTCCATGCCGCCGCCGTCGGTGATGCCCTGATCGCGCCGAACATCACCCGGCGGCTGCTGGCCACGCTCGCCGGCAGGGAACCGTCGAGCCGGCGGACCCAACCGATCGAGCCGCTCACCGAACGCGAGGAGGAGGTGCTGACGTTGGTCGCCCGCGGCCGCACTAACGCCGAAATCGCCGCCGAGCTCTTCATCGGCTTGACGACCGCCAAGACCCACGTCGCCAGCCTGCTGACCAAACTCGGCGCCCGGAACAGGGTCGAGATCGCGATGTGGGCGTACGACACCGGCCGGGTGGGGGACTGA
- a CDS encoding sensor histidine kinase, with product MTTNALRSLWAEPRATDAPERVSRDWVLVAALMVTALLEGVLRDDVAWRPFVTIVAVGLAPVLLWRRSHPLICVVVAFGAAMALGLASLLSGAPSLGLDTMIYVLVFVYALVRWGSGREIVIGLAVVAGAAGIGMVPDHVGPTEIFGGFAILAAAAAGGAAFRYRAESRRRERDQIRGQERVGLARELHDIVAHHVSAIAVQAQAGRAMAVRRPEAALEVLAAIEGEASRTLTEMRAMVRVLRDGAPAGYSPQPGVADLLSLARSAPAPVVDVELPEDLGELPPQIDAAVYRLAQEALTNALRHARDASRVEIRVVDGAGTLRLRVKDDGRIDPARPVNHGFGLLGMTERVQLLGGTLRAGPAPEGGWTVDAELPTKVRR from the coding sequence GTGACCACCAACGCCCTGCGCTCGCTGTGGGCCGAGCCGCGCGCCACCGACGCTCCCGAACGGGTTTCGCGCGACTGGGTGCTGGTCGCGGCGCTGATGGTGACGGCGCTGCTCGAAGGAGTCCTCCGGGACGACGTCGCCTGGCGGCCGTTCGTGACGATCGTGGCGGTCGGACTCGCGCCGGTGCTGCTGTGGCGGCGTAGCCACCCGTTGATCTGTGTCGTGGTGGCCTTCGGCGCCGCGATGGCGTTGGGATTGGCGAGCCTGCTGAGCGGGGCCCCGAGCCTGGGTCTCGACACGATGATCTACGTCCTGGTGTTCGTCTACGCGCTGGTCCGCTGGGGCTCCGGGCGCGAGATCGTGATCGGGCTGGCGGTGGTGGCGGGCGCCGCGGGAATCGGCATGGTCCCCGACCACGTCGGGCCGACCGAGATCTTCGGCGGGTTCGCCATCCTCGCGGCGGCTGCGGCGGGTGGAGCGGCGTTCCGCTACCGCGCCGAGAGCCGGCGCCGGGAGCGGGACCAGATCCGCGGCCAGGAGCGGGTCGGTCTCGCGCGCGAGTTGCACGACATCGTCGCCCACCACGTCTCGGCGATCGCCGTGCAGGCGCAGGCGGGCCGGGCGATGGCAGTCCGGCGACCTGAGGCGGCACTCGAGGTGCTGGCGGCGATCGAAGGGGAAGCGTCGCGGACGCTCACGGAGATGCGGGCGATGGTCCGCGTGCTGCGCGACGGAGCGCCGGCGGGGTACTCCCCTCAGCCCGGCGTTGCCGACCTACTCTCCCTCGCCAGAAGCGCTCCGGCCCCGGTGGTCGACGTGGAGTTGCCGGAGGACCTGGGTGAACTTCCGCCCCAGATCGACGCGGCGGTCTACCGGCTGGCGCAGGAGGCGCTGACCAACGCCCTGCGGCACGCCCGCGACGCCTCGCGGGTGGAGATCCGGGTCGTGGACGGCGCGGGAACGTTGCGGCTACGCGTGAAAGACGACGGACGGATCGATCCGGCACGGCCGGTGAACCACGGCTTCGGGCTCCTGGGGATGACCGAGCGTGTGCAGCTGCTCGGCGGCACGCTGCGTGCCGGGCCGGCGCCCGAGGGCGGGTGGACGGTCGACGCCGAACTGCCGACTAAGGTACGCCGATGA
- a CDS encoding DUF6326 family protein produces MRTPQPATTALDEQRIPVRAKLAAAWTSLVLLYAYVDILAFFKPGVVKDIEAGVVFEFDISQTLFAVFLTLMAIPTLMVVLSMTLPARANRTTNLIVASIQVPFAAFNAVGESWRYFYGLGVALELIVLALILRYAWTWPRTAR; encoded by the coding sequence ATGAGAACACCTCAACCCGCCACGACCGCCCTGGACGAGCAGCGGATCCCGGTGAGAGCCAAGCTCGCCGCGGCGTGGACGAGCCTCGTGCTCCTGTACGCCTATGTGGACATTCTCGCCTTCTTCAAACCCGGTGTCGTCAAAGACATCGAGGCCGGCGTCGTCTTCGAGTTCGACATCAGCCAGACGTTGTTCGCCGTCTTCCTCACGCTCATGGCGATCCCGACCCTCATGGTCGTGCTGTCGATGACCCTGCCCGCCCGGGCGAACCGCACCACGAACCTCATCGTGGCCTCGATTCAGGTCCCCTTCGCGGCGTTCAACGCGGTCGGCGAGTCCTGGCGGTACTTCTACGGCCTCGGCGTCGCACTGGAATTGATCGTCCTCGCCCTCATCCTGCGGTACGCCTGGACCTGGCCCCGCACCGCGCGGTGA
- a CDS encoding holo-ACP synthase, with the protein MRIGADLLYVGELDRLLARPWFRAYVYAESELATAAGFGPDRCREFLAGRFAAKEAVAKAIGTGFADGVAPRQIAVERADSGEALVVLTGAAAAGAAALGVVDVQVSITHKADLVLAVALAV; encoded by the coding sequence ATGCGGATCGGGGCCGACCTGCTGTACGTCGGCGAACTGGACCGGCTGCTGGCACGGCCGTGGTTCCGTGCCTACGTCTACGCCGAGTCCGAACTCGCCACCGCGGCCGGTTTCGGCCCCGATCGATGCCGGGAGTTCCTGGCGGGCCGGTTCGCGGCGAAGGAAGCCGTCGCGAAGGCGATCGGCACCGGTTTCGCCGACGGCGTCGCGCCGCGCCAGATCGCCGTCGAACGAGCCGATTCCGGCGAGGCCCTGGTGGTGCTCACCGGCGCGGCGGCCGCGGGAGCCGCCGCGCTCGGGGTGGTGGACGTCCAGGTCTCGATCACGCACAAGGCGGACCTGGTCCTGGCGGTCGCGCTCGCGGTGTAG